The sequence below is a genomic window from Colias croceus chromosome 11, ilColCroc2.1.
TCTGAGTTCTAATCTTCGCCTTATCAATTATGCAGGTTTTGCAAGTTCGAATGCATTGCCTTACAGCAGCCTTAAGGTTAACAATCCAAAATCTGGTACGTATAAATGACATCATTAACTGTATACCACCGTGTAACGTTCTAACATGAGCAtcttgtattattaatttagctAAATGCACCTTCTGCGGTATGATTATGGGATGTTTTGTAGATTCCTCTATATTTGCTTTTTGTAATCTTCCGCCAACCTTCATGATcccatttttatctaaaaatggAGAAAGTTTGACTAGTGTACTTCTGGGTTTAACTCTTCCTTCCTTCTCTATATCAtccaaatcttttttataaataagtccttgataatatttaatacacatCTTTAATACTTCTTCCATTTCTTCTACTTGTATGTATCTTTCTTTCTGACATTCTTCCTTAGGTCTCAAAAATCTTCTGCAATATGACAAAACTCTTTTCATCCGAGATAAACTCGAAAATCTTTCCCAAATTGGTATTTCAAAATCGTCTTCCTTTGTGTTGTGTAAACTCTTCAATTCTAAATCTGTTTCTGGAATATCTGTTTTTGTTGTGTTAGCGTTACTTTTATCTTTCAGCCATTCTGGTCCATTCCACCAAAGGTTCGCACTTTTCAATTCGCAAGCTTTAATTCCTCTTGACGCGATATCTGCTGGGTTCTCAGCGGATCGTATATGATTCCATCTGCAGCAGTCTACAACTCTCAAAACATCTGCCACACGATTAGCGACAAAAGTCTTCCACTTACTTGGGTGAGACTGCAGCCACGACAAAACTACCATTGAATCTGTATAAGCGTATATCTGCGTGTTCGCCAGTTTAAGTAGATTTGATGTTTCTTCAATGACTTCTGCCAAAAGCGCTGCTGCACATAACTCCAGTCTAGGTACGGTAAGCTGTTTCAACGGAGCAACTCTTGTGCGAGATGCTATCATGGTAACATAGACATCATCTCTTTCATCGACGACTCTAAGGTAAACGACAGCTGCGTATGATTTCGTTGAAGCGTCTGCGAAACCATGTATCTCCACCACTTTACTTCTGGGAGCTGTGTGAAACCATCGTGGGACTTCAAGCGATTGTAGTTCAAGTAAGTTATCTCTATAGCATTTCCATTCTTCTATTATGTTGCAGGGTAACTCATCATCCCATCCCTTGTTACAAAGCCAAAGTTTTTGCATCATGACCTTTGCTACTATTACTACAGGAGATAACCACCCAAAAGGGTCAAACAAACGTGCAACATCTGAGAGAATAGACCTTTTTGTCACAGGAAGTATTAATTCAGGTAAGtctatagttattttaaatgtatcacTTCTTCTATCCCATGTTAAgcctaatatttttattattttatctagtttgatttctaaattttctctcattatattatcatcttcTTTTATGTATTGTATGACTTCTTCAGCATTACTAGACCACTTTTGCATGTTAAATCCTCCTCTTTTTAATACAATCTTTATTTCTTCACAGAGCTTCTTTGCATTTTCTACATCTTCATGACCCCCCATTAGATCATCAACGTAAAATGATGTTTGAATCGCATTAGCAGCTTCAGGATATTCTAGCATTTCATCATTTGCTAATTGTTTCAGTGTTCTGACGGCAAGGAATGGTGCTGCGGCCGTTCCGAACGTAACCGTTAAAAGTTTATAACTTCTTAATTCCTCGTCTGGATTGTCTCTCCAAACAATGCATTGTAATTTTGAGTGGTCTTCAGACATCTTAACCATTCTGTACATCTTTGTTATGTCTCCAACGAAGCAAATCTTATTAATTCTCCATAAAGTAATAAGACTGCGAAGATCTCTTTGTAGAACAGGACCTACTCGCATTAAATCATTCAGTGATAAACCGTTGGAGCCCTTAGCTGAAGCATCGAAGACTACACGGACCTTTGTAGTCTCCTTGTCTTGTCGAATGACAGCATGATGAGGTAAGTATATAGTGTtcttatcatcatcatcttctAACTTCTTCATGTGACCCATACTTATATACTCTTTTATAACCTTTGCGTATTCTTCTTTTAGTGATTTGTCTTTAGCAAATTTtctttctaattaaaataaataaataaaaataaaaactttatttatttgcctTCACAACTTATACTATTACAatagaacaaaatatgtaaacgtGTAGCATTTACGTTGTGAAGGACTAGTGTCTGAAATAGGTCTGTGAAAGACCTGTAGTACAGATCACTAGCCCCCCTCGCGGATGATACtacttaaatacatttataacttaacataataaacaaatggCAAGAagagaaaaaacaaaacaatagacTGAACTTAATATCTACttctacttaaaataatatagaccTATTAATACGTGACCAGTGTATGTGTAATTGTGTAGTGAGTGTTTGTCTGCATGTATGTGTGCGcgtgtaatatgtatgtttgtatgtgtgGGTGTGTGAATGTGTTAGTTTGTGTGTGCGTCTGCGTGTATGTGTGAGTGCGTCTATGCGTGCGTTTTTGCGtttgtgcgtgtgtgtgtcaTATATAGAAAGATGTATAAACAGTGCGGAATAAACATtaagtttttatgtttaaaagattttcagtTTGTTGGTAGTCTAGGgttttcaaataattacttacggctgatttacaattatatttatttttaggataTATGTttaacgttttatttattaggttataaAGAAAAGGTCCCATGAAGCAGAAAAAATTGTGTGAATGAAAGCTTTTGAATTGTAAGGTCGGGCATATCTTATCTTTGCGACGTTGGCTAAATTGTAGGTTTTTGTCAAAAACTAGTTGAGAATGCTGTTTTAAGATTGTTTGTAGTATAAACGATTGTCTAACCGTCAGCAAGTCCCACTTTTTGTATAGTTCGGTGGTAGGGAAACGGTAAGGGAGACCAGCACCAACTTTGAGGATCGAGCGCTGGGCTCGCTCAACTTCTATGAGGTAACTCTTTGCACTACCGCCCCAAGatgttatacaataatttatcaaagagCTACCTAGGGCAAAGTAAACCATTTTAATGACTTGGTGATCACCTATATGTCTTAAGCccttaaatatgtaaattaatttacgcAGTCTTGTTACAAGTACATTTATATGTGGTTTGAAAGATAGGAGCTGATCAATGGTTATGCCCAGATATTTAATAGTTTCAGTCCTCTCGAGTATTGGACATTGGCAATTCGGAAGAATGGATGAACAAGAGTGAGCTGCAATAGCAAAAGATGAAGATGGaagcattttatttctatgtgCAAAAaccatatattttgttttcattacgTTTAACGTTAGGATGTTGCGTTGGAGCCAGTTACAGACAGTATTAAATCCCTGTTGAGCGTAATTGAATACCTCCTCCCATGAATTACCAACAAAGAAAAGGGCAGTGTCATCGGCAAAAGTGATGACTTTACCATGTGGGAGATTGAGGTTGCACAAGCCATTGATATAAATCAAGAAGAGCGTTGGTCCGAGTATACTTCCTTGAGGAATTCCATATTTAACTGATAATTCATCACTAGTTGCATCACTATTTAGCCTGACACGTTGTCTTCTATCAGTCAAATAGtcactgattagttttaatGGGATGTCACGTACACCGATACTTTCTAGTTTATCTAATAGGTGAGGGATAGAGACCGTGTCGAATGCTTTTGCCAAATCAAGTAATTGTTTGAACCTCTTTATTGCAGTATCCTTAGTATTTCCTATTTGTTCAATTGTTTCTTCTAAACTTTGCTTTAAAGGTAGTTGTACTATATATCTTCCTTCGTGATCTCTTTGGgttgtttttgtatatatatcttcacattcttcttcttcttttgtAAATATCTTCTTCTTGTTGTATAAGAACGTGTCTATTTCCCAAAAAGATTTAAGTAAGTCATTGTCTTCTCTGATGAACATACTTCTTATTGTTTTCGTGTTGTTACGGTCAGCATGTGTAGTCTGGCCAGACAAGATCCAACCCAGACTAGTCTTTTGGGTTACTAAACCGTTGTGTAGGCGTATGATGCCATCTTCAATAATTCTTGTAAAAACTTCTACACCTAGTAAAAGGTCAATGCTGCCAGGTGTTCCGTAAGTAGGGTCAGCTAAATCTATAGTTTCTATTTCCATCTGCAGTGAGATCTTCTTGGCAGGCAGAATAGATGATATAGTTTTCATCACGTAAGCTTCCATTTCAATAGGCGACGATTTAGTGTGTAATGACAATTGGACCTTATACTTCAAATCTTGTTTTTCTTCACCTATACCCGATACTGTACCATGTACTCTTTTCTTCTTTAGGTTTAATAAATCGACAACTCTTGACGTGATGAAAGACGCTTCTGATCCCTGGTCTACAAGTGCACGAAAACGATGAAGTTCACCTGACTTGCCTTTTATGTAGACTATCGCCGTAGCAAGTAGAACCCTTTTACTAGATTGTGCTTCGCTTGAGTAATGCGCTGTGACTTGTGCTTCTGATGTTGATGCGCTTGTTGGAGTCGTTGTGTTTGTGTAATCAATCCCTTGCTTCTTGTCTAAGTGTAATAGGGAATGATGTCTTCTTCTACAAATTCTGCAAGACGTTTGTTGTTTACAATGTGGAACGGTGTGATTGGGAactaaacaattaaaacataGCTTATTCTTGAGTGCAAATTGATGTCTGTCTTCAATAGTTTGTTTAGAAAATTCGTTGCAGTGATAAATATAATGACTTTGTTGACAAAAGATACACATCGGCTGATTGTTACTTATTAAATGTGAATTCTTAATATTCTTAGCGGCATGGAATGATCTTTGTGTTGACGGTCTATCTTTATTTGTCGTTTGTTGACTGTTCGATGTTATCATTTCCAAGGTGCGATACTTTAACtcaagaaatttatttaaatctttcCAACTAGGCAACTCTTCCGATTCTTGttgataaatatattcttcCCATGATTTGTGTGTCTCCTGGTCTAATTTTtgtagaataatataaattaaaattggacCCCATGTATCGGTAGAAATGTGCATATTTTGTAGACTATTTAAACATTCATTAGTTGTGtccaaaatgaatttaatttgtatcgATGTTTGTGTATTTACCTTACGTATGccaaaaaatcttttaaatatgGAGTTTATAATAATCCTTTTATTACCATAACGCTTCTTTAAAGTGTCCCAAGCttgttcataattattttcggTTACATTAATATGTTTCAATAAAGATGCGGCTTCACCGGTAACACTTAACTTAAGATAATGTAACTTCTGTACCTTTGATAATGACGAATTATTATGCACAAGTGTAGTAAACAAATCTTgatatgataaaaattcatcgtaTCTTCCTGAGAAAGTAGGTAACTCGATGTGTGGAAGTTTCACCCCCGAAATACACGGTTCGACCACTGAAACACCCATTTCACCTTGCTGCATCACGTTTTTATTCGCACCCAATAAATCTATCATGTCCGCTTTAAAGTTGATATACACAtcttcgtatttataatattcttcgtttaaaaaataaggaatCACGCCGCGCTGATCTCTCGTCGTACGTTTTGATAATTGCAAATGTGCTTCATTAAATAACTTCCAATAGTCTTCTATACACTCCAAACGTGCTTTAATATAGCCCTCCGTTAATCTGACTTTAggtgactttttaaaattaatttgtgtcTTTTGTAACTTCGATGCTAAATCTTCTAACATGTTAATATAACTTTCTTGTTCGGACGTAATAGTAGTAGCCATTATGTTTcattaaattcttaaatattatcttcttATAAATGCAACGATTCACTTCAAAATCttgacttttaaataaaaaattataacttctTTTGTCTTGACATCAATTGTAACGAAACTTCGCTAACTCGTAACTCGTAAACAACTTTTTCTGTATAGGATTGCTCGCCGGCCGATGCACTATTGTTCTCGTTATCGCAAAACTATCCGGCTCGTTATAGGCCATATGTTCGGTCACTAAGGTTCAATTTAGATTGCGATAAACGGAATGGTGATTAGTAAAGAAAAATACGTCTTGCTTGTATGATGCTTTAATTACGACTGATTATGACAATTCAATCCGacagtaacattttttcgttacgcgtgacatttttccgttacgcgccatctttttcttatccctaccacgcgtgattcgacgtatctctataaagttgcatatagtaaattatttttttgaaaaataaggtcataaagaagtttcacttcttacgtagtacatttttttatgaaaataatacacattaataattgtacGACCAAAATTAAGTTAATAGTAAATCGTTATCGTACTCCCAAAGAGACAGATTGCTAGACGGAATCCTTCCTAATAAATATCATACTTTGTAAACTAGTACCTTTCGTACTGTACGTAACCgtgtttaaattgttagttatatataataaatgtatacaATACATTTGATAAATGAGATCGACTCCGCTAATATATCTGTTAAACAACAATATActtgtacataatatctaatttaTCAAATTGTAATGAATTGTAAATCGAATAAATATGCGGTAGAGTACAgttattttagttaataaagtattaattataGACATAGAGTGAGAGAAAAACACcattttattgtaatgaaaGTGTCCATGTATGTCATACGTCGCTCGTCCGCGTCCAACGCAAGGTGTAACAACACTTATCTCTTTagttaagggctgatttttcaatccttggttaaaacttattcatcgaataacgtattaaactaccatttcaaaaatgtatgctaattgtccgtatatgacagttttcacatacattttaaaataaactttattggacggataaattttaaccaaggatttaAAAATCGACCCTAAATAGTCCATCGAGGCTAACAGTAGTTTAATTTCGGTGCCAATCCTTATTTGTTGATGCTTtaatagtatatatatataaagttaGGGAACGAACACAATTTATGGTGCTTAAATAATGCTTTTAAACCATAACTTTGAATTCTTATGACCAAaacgaataatattatgttgatgaaaatacaaaatacatttgcAGCGATAGTTCATTGACTAGTCCCTACAGTAttgtatatgttttatgtgttGTTTAGTTGAATTCATATCTTTGTATGTTGAGCttcaaaatattgataatatattttatatacaatctcaaaatgtaaagtattttattatttaacaaaaatattgtttaagcAGAAGTATTGTACGCGCGGCGAGAGTTTGGCTTTGACCTTCGGGTGGAGGGGGTTACTGCGCAACGCACACAATACTTTTCCCCGCCCCGCACCCCGTTGATACCCAATTTCTGATTTCTGCGCAATAACGGTCAAAGCCAAACTTTCGCCGCGCGATCTGTAccttttgttattgtttttaataaaagtattattattaatctaaatatttttatataattgaatAGCCATATTACAAACGACAGTCAAAAGAGTTATTCTCTTCATATGTAAAACCAAACTTATTGTAAAGACAAATTCCATTAAAATACTCAAGTTCTCATTACAACCAAATCGAATTGTACAGTAAATGTAgtcaaatgaaatattatgtatttagatgtagaaaataaaattgtatcaacGATTCGAGCCATACTTAGATcgcaattaattataaagcctaatagtacgggagctagcaacgtttaaaaaaaagtcattttagtatagttgggtttttgatatactgtttctcttgctatttcggttagagtccgggctgtctggctggccgcagtggttgcgtttattagtgcgcatcttatctgcacaggaaaatatccttaatttaaagtcattttttaacgcgtaatttttaatcttttgcctttagatagatccatcagacataatttttttattgcaagacgtttttttcgttgtactaaaataggtgccatacgcaatttttatttaaaaataactaaaatgtcatcgaaataagtgaaattacatcaacatgagtccgcttaaaaggtaagtaataactttattatttatattatattatccttttttaatacttatattgaataattagtaaactaatatttttaatagatggtttcatatttattacacttttgggtataaatatgaatttgatgatatttgtattttctagtgtttgattttaagcgagtattatacattttgaaattaaagacttgggaaaataatacaatgaataaatcgcgtttaaaatccgttaatctttaatttcttgatgatatttggtttttatcaagtttacattaacgtcctatttgaggttcgttgggaaaaaggaggtgatatggtagattgttgcaaaaaactgtaaatagtaaaatgaatattgtatatagtataagtaacacagtgattacttatccttcactgggactcatgttgatggaatttcacttatttcgatgatattttaattattttgaaataaaaattgcgtctggcacctatttaacaacgaaaaaaacgtcttgcaataaaaaatgtatgtctaatggatctatctaaaggcaaacgattaaaaattacgcgttaaaaaatgactttaaattaaggatattttcctgtgcagataagatgcgcactaataaacgcaaccactgcggccagccagacagcccggactgtaatcgaaatagcaagaggaacagcatatcaaagaaccaactatactaaaatgctcacttgtcaacgttgctacctcctagaatataagtaaatgtcttatgaatttaaatgttaatataaatgtgttttattttattattattggtattCACCCCAGTCGCGGTGTTGTATATTAGACATTAGAAGAGTGGATGAAATATtgcacaaaaataaatgtatttcaaatcttatatttgttttctttctttctttt
It includes:
- the LOC123695635 gene encoding uncharacterized protein LOC123695635 gives rise to the protein MATTITSEQESYINMLEDLASKLQKTQINFKKSPKVRLTEGYIKARLECIEDYWKLFNEAHLQLSKRTTRDQRGVIPYFLNEEYYKYEDVYINFKADMIDLLGANKNVMQQDKKQGIDYTNTTTPTSASTSEAQVTAHYSSEAQSSKRVLLATAIVYIKGKSGELHRFRALVDQGSEASFITSRVVDLLNLKKKRVHGTVSGIGEEKQDLKYKVQLSLHTKSSPIEMEAYVMKTISSILPAKKISLQMEIETIDLADPTYGTPGSIDLLLGVEVFTRIIEDGIIRLHNGLVTQKTSLGWILSGQTTHADRNNTKTIRSMFIREDNDLLKSFWEIDTFLYNKKKIFTKEEEECEDIYTKTTQRDHEGRYIVQLPLKQSLEETIEQIGNTKDTAIKRFKQLLDLAKAFDTVSIPHLLDKLESIGVRDIPLKLISDYLTDRRQRVRLNSDATSDELSVKYGIPQGSILGPTLFLIYINGLCNLNLPHERKFAKDKSLKEEYAKVIKEYISMGHMKKLEDDDDKNTIYLPHHAVIRQDKETTKVRVVFDASAKGSNGLSLNDLMRVGPVLQRDLRSLITLWRINKICFVGDITKMYRMVKMSEDHSKLQCIVWRDNPDEELRSYKLLTVTFGTAAAPFLAVRTLKQLANDEMLEYPEAANAIQTSFYVDDLMGGHEDVENAKKLCEEIKIVLKRGGFNMQKWSNVARLFDPFGWLSPVVIVAKVMMQKLWLCNKGWDDELPCNIIEEWKCYRDNLLELQSLEVPRWFHTAPRSKVVEIHGFADASTKSYAAVVYLRVVDERDDVYVTMIASRTRVAPLKQLTVPRLELCAAALLAEVIEETSNLLKLANTQIYAYTDSMVVLSWLQSHPSKWKTFVANRVADVLRVVDCCRWNHIRSAENPADIASRGIKACELKSANLWWNGPEWLKDKSNANTTKTDIPETDLELKSLHNTKEDDFEIPIWERFSSLSRMKRVLSYCRRFLRPKEECQKERYIQVEEMEEVLKMCIKYYQGLIYKKDLDDIEKEGRVKPRSTLVKLSPFLDKNGIMKVGGRLQKANIEESTKHPIIIPQKVHLAKLIIQDAHVRTLHGGIQLMMSFIRTRFWIVNLKAAVRQCIRTCKTCIIDKAKIRTQKMGELPAMRVNQNRAFLNSGVDYAGPIYLKTSRGRGHHCTKGYICLFVCMSTRAIHLEAVTDLTAQAFIAAFRRFVARRGHCENLWSDNGTNFVGAAKELRELFDKGQANITSEVAAILANDGTTWHFIPPRMPNYGGLWEAGVQSTKRHLIRVNKDTKLTYEEMSTLLAQVEACLNSRPLCQLDETIDTLTPLTPGHFLIGEPLIGVPDIHYKQADAGLLTRWRCIQKMTQDFWHRWRSEYLNTLQQRSKWYTNIQSPNIGDVVVIKEEDLPPTKWLLGCVKEVHPGSDGLVRIVTVRCKGSKELKRPLSKN